The Streptomyces aurantiacus genome includes a region encoding these proteins:
- a CDS encoding M20/M25/M40 family metallo-hydrolase has protein sequence MLLDLEELVACESFSADHAAVARSAEVVGAQGARLLGAEPETIVAGGVTHLRWTFGRPGVLLVGHHDTVWPLGSLDSHPWSVADGVARGPGVLDMKAGLVQMFHALAALPTLDGVCVLVNGDEEVGSPTSRTLVEESARGCAAALVLEASADATGALKTARSGTSRYEIVVHGRAAHAGLEPHRGINAAVEAAHQVLAIAGLGAAVDDTGASVDSPGPGPGTGPGTGIDVGPGTDSPVLGAATVTPTLLSAGSTLNTVPATAKVSVDVRVPTLAAQDRIDELMRGLTVRNPGARLTVLGGRRRPPMEPESSAALFALAARIASELGQEPLRGVAVGGASDGNHTAAVGCPTLDGLGAVGSGAHADTEHVEVARMVPRTELLAHLVAQICRGPAR, from the coding sequence ATGCTGCTCGACCTGGAGGAGCTCGTGGCCTGCGAGTCCTTCTCGGCCGACCATGCGGCGGTGGCCCGCAGCGCCGAGGTGGTCGGCGCCCAGGGGGCGAGGCTGCTGGGCGCCGAGCCGGAGACGATCGTGGCCGGCGGAGTCACCCACCTGCGGTGGACCTTCGGCAGGCCGGGCGTGCTGCTGGTGGGGCACCACGACACGGTGTGGCCCCTCGGTTCGCTGGACAGCCACCCCTGGTCGGTGGCCGACGGGGTGGCCCGGGGCCCCGGAGTCCTGGACATGAAGGCCGGGCTGGTGCAGATGTTCCACGCGCTGGCCGCCCTGCCGACCCTCGACGGGGTGTGCGTGCTGGTCAACGGGGACGAGGAGGTCGGCTCCCCCACCTCCCGGACACTCGTCGAGGAATCCGCGCGCGGCTGCGCGGCCGCCCTCGTGCTGGAGGCGTCCGCGGATGCCACGGGCGCACTCAAGACCGCCCGCAGCGGCACCTCGCGGTACGAGATCGTGGTGCACGGCAGGGCCGCCCACGCGGGTCTCGAACCGCACCGGGGGATCAACGCCGCTGTCGAGGCCGCCCACCAGGTCCTGGCCATCGCCGGTCTCGGTGCCGCGGTGGACGACACCGGGGCCTCCGTCGACAGCCCTGGCCCTGGCCCCGGGACCGGCCCCGGGACCGGCATCGATGTCGGCCCCGGCACAGACAGTCCGGTGCTGGGAGCGGCGACCGTCACACCCACCCTTCTGTCGGCGGGGAGCACCCTGAACACGGTGCCCGCGACGGCGAAGGTGTCGGTGGACGTGCGCGTACCGACCCTGGCGGCGCAGGACCGGATCGACGAACTCATGCGGGGGCTCACCGTGCGGAACCCCGGTGCCCGCCTGACGGTGCTGGGCGGCAGGAGGCGGCCGCCGATGGAACCGGAGTCCTCCGCCGCGCTGTTCGCCCTCGCCGCCCGCATCGCGTCGGAGCTGGGCCAGGAGCCTTTGCGGGGTGTCGCCGTCGGCGGTGCCTCGGACGGCAACCACACGGCGGCCGTGGGCTGCCCGACGCTGGACGGCCTGGGCGCTGTCGGCAGCGGCGCCCACGCGGACACCGAGCACGTGGAGGTCGCACGGATGGTCCCGCGCACCGAGCTGCTCGCGCACCTCGTCGCCCAGATCTGCCGAGGGCCCGCCCGGTGA